The Castor canadensis chromosome 8, mCasCan1.hap1v2, whole genome shotgun sequence genome contains a region encoding:
- the LOC109686673 gene encoding HLA class II histocompatibility antigen, DP alpha 1 chain has translation MFQTKAMILRALALAFLSVQGAGAIKADHVSIYLVLAQTHRPSGEFMFELDEDEQFYVDMDKKETIWHLPEFGRAFSFDTQGGLTNIAIMKSNLDIMIRRSNHTQAPSEPPEVTVFPKEPVELGQPNVLICHVDRFFPPVLNVTWLRNGQPVTEGVSEGIFLPSKDFRFHKFHYLVFLPSTEDVYDCKVEHWGLDEPHLKHWEVQEPVQVTETTETVVCALGLVVGLVGIITGTILIIRALHSKRDPRAQGSL, from the exons ATGTTCCAGACTAAAGCTATGATCCTGAGAGCCCTTGCCCTGGCTTTCCTGAGTGTCCAAGGAGCTGGGGCCATCAAAG CGGACCATGTATCAATTTATCTCGTATtagcacagacacacagaccatcAGGGGAATTTATGTTTGAGCTTGATGAGGATGAGCAGTTCTACGTGGATATGGACAAGAAGGAGACGATATGGCACCTGCCGGAGTTTGGCCGAGCCTTTTCCTTTGACACTCAAGGCGGGTTGACTAACATTGCCATAATGAAGTCGAACTTGGATATCATGATCCGGCGTTCCAACCACACCCAGGCCCCCAGTG AGCCTCCAGAGGTGACTGTGTTTCCCAAGGAGCCTGTGGAGCTGGGCCAGCCCAACGTCCTCATCTGCCACGTGGACAGGTTCTTCCCACCGGTGCTCAATGTCACATGGCTTCGCAATGGACAGCCGGTCACTGAAGGTGTTTCCGAGGGCATCTTTCTGCCCAGCAAAGACTTCAGATTCCACAAGTTCCACTACTTAGTCTTCCTTCCTTCGACTGAGGACGTCTATGACTGCAAGGTGGAGCACTGGGGGCTGGACGAGCCGCACCTCAAGCACTGGG AGGTCCAGGAGCCGGTCCAGGTGACGGAGACGACTGAGACCGTGGTCTGTGCCCTGGGCCTGGTGGTCGGCCTGGTGGGCATCATCACTGGCACCATCCTCATCATAAGAGCTCTGCACTCCAAGCGCGATCCCCGGGCCCAGGGATCCCTGTGA